The sequence ACACTGGCAAATAATGAGCCCTATGATTAAAATCGATATATATCTAAATAGATAACGTAAGTGCCTTATGTGAAATTTCAACCTTCTTGATATCTATTTAACAAACTTTATTAACAATCAAAAAACGCACTTTTAACACCCCTCGTAAATAGGCTGAAATTCAAATGTCATTGTCTGGTTTTAGAATGTTGGCAAAAGATTAATCAACTACTATCCCTCTCGCAGAGGTTATTTCGCGCATTCTGCAATTATCTATGCATTCAATAATAATGCAGCGGATACCAGACATTCCCTTTATTCATAGTCTAGAAAAATCACGCACATTCTTTATATCAAGTATCGGGTATATCGGGATCCGCCTATTATGTTTAAGGTAGAGTTCATTATGAGCAATCAGTCCGATCACGATAGTGATACAAAGAGTATTCTCAACGATGTTAGCCGCCGCCACTTTATTCAAGCGAGCTCAGCATTAGTTACCCTTCCATTTCTCGCTTCAAACACTTTTGCGGCGACATCAGATAACGCTATCCCAGTAAAATCAATAACAACCGAAGATAGTGAGCGTGTTGTTTCAACGTGTAGTAGCTTTGACTGTGGCGGTAAATGTGACATCCGTGCCCATGTAAAAGATGGCAAAGTTACCCGTATTAGTACACGTCCAGATGCTGATTTAGATGAAGAGATGCCAATTATGCGTGCCTGTGTACGAGGCCGTGGTTATCGTAAATTTGTTTATCATCCAGACCGTTTAAAATACCCAATGAAACGCGTTGGGAAACGGGGAGAAGGAAAATTTGAGCGCATTACTTGGGAAGAAGCAACCACACTTATTGCGCAAAATATGCAACGCATTAACCAGCAATATGGTCCAGCCTCTCGCTTTGTCAGCTTAAGTACCGGTGTGACTGGTGGTATTTTCTCAGGTGCGAATATGTTACGTCGCCTATTTAATCTCACGGGTGGTTTTCTGGAAAATTATCACTCTGTCAGTAACGGCAATACGCTTGCAGTCACCCCTTATACTTACGGCACCGCAGCCAGTGGTAGTACACTCGATACGTTAGAAAATACCCCTCTTGTGATTTTATGGGGTCATAACCCTAATGAAACTATTTTTGGTCATTCAAACCATTTCTTCCAGAAAATGAAGAAAAACGGCACTAAATTTATTGTCGTTGACCCACGTTATTCTGATACCGCCTCTTCTTTAGCGGATCAGTGGATCCCTTTACTGCCAACAACAGATAATGCCATGATGGATGCGATGATGTATGTCATCGTAAGTGAAAACCTTCATGATCAAGCATTTATCGATAAATACACGATTGGCTTTGATGAACACCAAATGCCAGAAGGCGTGGGTGAAAATGAGTCTTTAGTTGCCTATTTAATGGGTAAAAAAGATGGCATTAAGAAAACCCCTGAATGGGCTGAAACCATCACTAAAGTACCAGCAGATACTATTAAACAATTAGCTCGTGAATACGCATCGACAAAACCAGCAGCATTAATGCAAGGCTGGGGGCCTCAGCGCCATATTTGTGGTGAACGGACGGCGCGTGGTGCAACATTACTTGCGACTATTACCGGTAATGTAGGTGTTCGTGGCGGTTGGGCTGCGGGTTATGGTATGGCATTAAACTCCGAACTACGTAAGACCATTGCGGGGCCAAGTCTATTAACCAACCCAGTAAAAGCAAAAATCAATATCACCAACTGGGTACAAGCGTGCGAAGATAGAAATTTAGTCACACCGCAAAATGGGTTACTGAATGCAGAGAAACTTGATACTGAAATCAAGATGATTTTCTCAATGGCAGGTAACTACATGACAAACCAAAATACCGATATCCTTCATGCCGCAAAAGTACTTGAAGATGAATCAAAAGTAGAATTTATTGTTTGTAGTGATCTCTATCTGACACCCAGCGCAAAATATGCCGATATCTTACTGCCAGAAACCAGCTTCTTAGAACGCTGGAACATCGGTGGTACATGGAGTTATGGCGACTATATTATTCTTTCTGAAAAAGTAATTGAGCCTGAATTTGAGCGTCGCACTGACTATGATTGGTTACGTGAAGTTGCCGATAAATTAGGGGTAGGTGAACAATTTAGCGAAGGTAAAGAGACGGATCGTGATTGGATTGAATATTTAGTCGATGACGCAAGTGTCAAACGTCCTGAAGACGGTATTCCAACCTTTAAAGAGCTATTGGTGAAACGTCGTCATCTATTAAAACATCGCCCGCATACTCAAAATGTCGCGTTTGAGAAAAATATCCAAGATATCGAGAATAATCCATTCCCAACACCATCAGGCAAAATTGAGATTTTCTCTAAGCGCTTATATGACATGAATAATGTCGATATTCCTGCACTCTCTCATTATGTACCCGCTATTGAGGGCCCTGAAGATACGTTAACGGATAAATACCCATTACAACTTATCACATGGAAAGGACGTAACCGCGCAAATTCAACACAATTTGCCAACCCTTGGTTGCAAGAAGTGCAACGCCAAGAACTCTGGTTAAACCCGTTAGATGCCCAAGATAGAAACATCAAAGAAGGCGAGAAAGTCAAAGTGTATAA comes from Proteus vulgaris and encodes:
- a CDS encoding DMSO/selenate family reductase complex A subunit → MSNQSDHDSDTKSILNDVSRRHFIQASSALVTLPFLASNTFAATSDNAIPVKSITTEDSERVVSTCSSFDCGGKCDIRAHVKDGKVTRISTRPDADLDEEMPIMRACVRGRGYRKFVYHPDRLKYPMKRVGKRGEGKFERITWEEATTLIAQNMQRINQQYGPASRFVSLSTGVTGGIFSGANMLRRLFNLTGGFLENYHSVSNGNTLAVTPYTYGTAASGSTLDTLENTPLVILWGHNPNETIFGHSNHFFQKMKKNGTKFIVVDPRYSDTASSLADQWIPLLPTTDNAMMDAMMYVIVSENLHDQAFIDKYTIGFDEHQMPEGVGENESLVAYLMGKKDGIKKTPEWAETITKVPADTIKQLAREYASTKPAALMQGWGPQRHICGERTARGATLLATITGNVGVRGGWAAGYGMALNSELRKTIAGPSLLTNPVKAKINITNWVQACEDRNLVTPQNGLLNAEKLDTEIKMIFSMAGNYMTNQNTDILHAAKVLEDESKVEFIVCSDLYLTPSAKYADILLPETSFLERWNIGGTWSYGDYIILSEKVIEPEFERRTDYDWLREVADKLGVGEQFSEGKETDRDWIEYLVDDASVKRPEDGIPTFKELLVKRRHLLKHRPHTQNVAFEKNIQDIENNPFPTPSGKIEIFSKRLYDMNNVDIPALSHYVPAIEGPEDTLTDKYPLQLITWKGRNRANSTQFANPWLQEVQRQELWLNPLDAQDRNIKEGEKVKVYNDRGITMVPVKLTQRIMPGVVALQAGAWWQPDAKGIDQGGCANVLTSSRSTAMAHGNAHQTLLVEVAKV